CCTGGTGCGCGATGCCAGCTTCGATCTCGCCCCTGGCGAAATTCTGGGGATGGTGGGAGAATCAGGCGCCGGAAAATCCATGCTGGGATCGGCGATCATCGGCCTGATCCCGCCACCTCTGCGCCGGATTTCGGGCGAAATCCGGCTGGGCGATCTGCGTCTGGACCTGCTCAAGGAGCGCCAGATGGTCGAGCATCGCGGCAGCGGCATCGGCATGATCTTCCAGGATCCGCTGACCGCGCTGAACCCGGTCTTTACCATTGGCCGCCAATTGGTCGAAACCATCGAGCGCCATACCGAGCTGCGCAAAGGCGCCGCCATCGAGGAAGCGATTTCGCTGCTGCAGCAGGTGGGCATTCCGGCTGCCGCCGAGCGGCTCGATAGTTTTCCCCTCGAATTTTCGGGCGGCATGCGGCAGCGCGTGGTGATCGCGCTGGCTCTGGCCAGCCGCCCCAAAGTGATCATTGCCGACGAGCCGACCACGGCCCTCGACGTCTCGATCCAGGCGCAGATCATCCTGCTGCTCAAAAAGCTCTGCAAGGAGCGCGGCACCGCCGTCGTTCTCATCACGCACGACATGGGTGTCATTGCCAATTCGGCTGACCGTGTTGCGGTGATGTATGCGGGCCGTATCGTCGAGATCGGCCCGGTGAGGCGGGTGATGAGCGATGCGCAACATCCCTATACCCGCGCGCTGATGGCTTCGATCCCCGAGATCGGGCGCCGCTTGCCGCGCCTGCCGCAATTGCCCGGCGCCATGCCGCGGCCGGTCAACCTGCCCTCAGGCTGTTCCTTTCATCCCCGATGCGCCCATGCCTTTGACCGCTGCACTGCCGACCGCCCCGAACTTCTGGGCCCACAGCAGCACCGCGCGGCATGCTGGCTGGTCGAAACTGCTCACGAGACTACCGCACCATGACCGGATCTGATCGCCAGATTGACCAAGACGCTCCCCTTCTGGAAGTGCGCGGCCTCGTCAAAACCTTTGGCTCCGGCCCGGGCCTGCTCGACTGGGTGTTCAGGCGCCCCGGCCCCCGCCGGGTCCAGGCGGTGCGCGGCGTCGATTTCGACCTGCACAAGGGCCAGACCCTGGCGCTGGTGGGTGAGAGCGGTTGCGGCAAGTCGACAATCGCCGGATGTGTTTCCGGACTGACCTCCCCCAGCGCCGGCACGGTAAAGTTCCGCGGTGTGGACATGACGGAGATCGCGAGCAAGGCCACGCCGGAGCGCGCTCAGGTCCAGATGATATTCCAGGACCCCTATTCCTCGCTCAATCCGCGCTGGAAGGTCGGTCGCTCGATCGGCGATCCGATCCTGTCGCTCGGCATCGAGACCAATCGCGCCAAGATCCGTGAAATGGTTGGGGAATTGCTGACCCAGGTGGGCCTGTCGCCCGCCGATGCTGACAAGTT
This genomic stretch from Devosia sp. YIM 151766 harbors:
- a CDS encoding ABC transporter ATP-binding protein, with the protein product MDATSAEIVPSAAPVLSVRNLNVELTMMGRRIPLVRDASFDLAPGEILGMVGESGAGKSMLGSAIIGLIPPPLRRISGEIRLGDLRLDLLKERQMVEHRGSGIGMIFQDPLTALNPVFTIGRQLVETIERHTELRKGAAIEEAISLLQQVGIPAAAERLDSFPLEFSGGMRQRVVIALALASRPKVIIADEPTTALDVSIQAQIILLLKKLCKERGTAVVLITHDMGVIANSADRVAVMYAGRIVEIGPVRRVMSDAQHPYTRALMASIPEIGRRLPRLPQLPGAMPRPVNLPSGCSFHPRCAHAFDRCTADRPELLGPQQHRAACWLVETAHETTAP